The following proteins are encoded in a genomic region of Deltaproteobacteria bacterium:
- a CDS encoding peptide chain release factor 3 has translation MNTVHKNEVKRRRTFGIISHPDAGKTTLTEKLLLFGGAIQQAGAVKARKAQRHATSDWMSIEKERGISVTSSVMKFHYRDLEINLLDTPGHQDFSEDTYRVLTAVDSALMVIDSAKGVEPQTEKLMAVCRMRNTPIITFINKLDRVGMTPLDILDDIEEKLQIECTPLSWPIGMGKHFRGVYNFHQRRLHLFKPGRSKVVEDGIVITDLSSSELDDLLGSQADELREDVALIEGATDPLDMGQYLKGSQTPVFFGSAVNNFGVREMLDAFVEMAPHPGMRRAASRDVSPYEEAFSGFTFKIQANMDPSHRDRIAFVRICSGKFQRGMKVVHHRIGKGVTLANATIFMAQDRENVEEAYPGDIIGIHNHGTIKIGDTFTDKEPLKFNGIPNFAPEHFRRVRLKNPLKMKHLKKGLVQLAEEGAIQVFRPLAGNDYILGAVGVLQFDVTMARLKAEYGVDAEYEPVNLSVARWVACPDRRKLAEFEKSNYANLARDAEGSLSFLTTSEWQLGFSMEAWPDIEFRKTRET, from the coding sequence ATGAACACCGTGCATAAAAACGAGGTGAAGCGGCGGCGCACCTTCGGCATTATCAGCCACCCGGACGCCGGGAAGACCACGCTGACCGAAAAACTGCTGCTGTTTGGCGGGGCCATTCAGCAGGCCGGGGCCGTCAAGGCAAGAAAGGCGCAGCGGCATGCAACCAGTGATTGGATGTCCATCGAAAAGGAAAGGGGCATTTCCGTTACGTCGTCGGTCATGAAGTTTCATTACAGGGACCTGGAGATCAACCTCCTGGACACGCCGGGCCATCAGGATTTTTCCGAAGACACGTATCGGGTGCTGACAGCCGTGGACAGCGCGCTCATGGTTATCGACAGCGCCAAAGGGGTGGAGCCGCAGACCGAGAAGTTGATGGCGGTCTGCCGGATGCGCAACACGCCCATCATCACCTTCATCAACAAGCTGGATCGTGTCGGCATGACACCGCTGGATATTCTGGACGATATCGAGGAAAAGCTGCAGATTGAATGCACGCCCCTGTCCTGGCCCATCGGTATGGGAAAGCATTTTCGCGGTGTGTACAATTTTCATCAGCGACGGTTGCATCTTTTCAAACCCGGGAGGTCCAAGGTTGTCGAGGACGGCATTGTCATCACCGATCTGAGCTCTTCCGAGCTGGACGATTTGCTGGGCAGTCAGGCGGACGAACTGAGGGAAGACGTGGCCCTCATCGAAGGAGCCACCGACCCTCTCGATATGGGCCAGTATCTGAAGGGGAGCCAGACGCCGGTTTTTTTCGGAAGCGCCGTCAACAACTTCGGTGTCAGGGAAATGCTGGACGCCTTTGTCGAGATGGCCCCCCATCCGGGCATGCGCAGGGCCGCTTCGCGTGATGTTTCGCCTTACGAGGAAGCCTTTTCGGGCTTTACTTTCAAAATACAGGCCAATATGGACCCGTCGCACCGGGACAGGATCGCGTTCGTTCGGATCTGTTCCGGGAAATTCCAACGCGGCATGAAGGTTGTCCACCACCGCATCGGCAAGGGGGTCACCCTGGCGAACGCCACCATTTTTATGGCCCAGGACCGGGAAAACGTCGAGGAAGCCTACCCCGGCGATATCATCGGGATCCACAACCACGGGACGATCAAAATCGGGGACACCTTTACGGATAAGGAGCCGTTGAAGTTCAACGGGATACCCAATTTCGCTCCCGAGCATTTCAGGCGCGTCCGTTTGAAGAATCCCCTTAAAATGAAGCATCTCAAAAAGGGTCTGGTTCAGCTTGCGGAAGAGGGGGCGATCCAGGTTTTCCGGCCGCTGGCAGGGAACGACTACATTCTCGGTGCCGTGGGCGTCCTGCAGTTCGACGTGACCATGGCACGGCTCAAGGCGGAATACGGCGTCGATGCCGAATATGAACCGGTGAACTTAAGCGTCGCCCGGTGGGTAGCGTGCCCGGACCGGAGAAAGCTGGCGGAATTCGAGAAGAGCAATTACGCGAACCTGGCCCGGGATGCCGAGGGCAGTCTTTCCTTCCTCACTACCAGCGAGTGGCAGCTCGGCTTCAGCATGGAGGCGTGGCCGGATATCGAATTCCGCAAGACCAGGGAAACGTAA
- a CDS encoding PadR family transcriptional regulator → MNIHTIILGFLMKKSMTGYELKNAFSLSFSFFSGISFGSIYPALKKMEQEGLISMRLEIQESAPNKKVYSITAAGEKAFHSLLKTPLLPERTRNAFLARLFFFSYLDAEDRLEISEQYLRNILEEQERLEAVRPQIEETADPFQKECFLFGVRIFAAYVENVSRTLETLKRISE, encoded by the coding sequence ATGAATATACATACTATAATCCTTGGATTTTTAATGAAAAAAAGCATGACAGGTTATGAGTTGAAGAATGCGTTTTCGTTGTCGTTTTCTTTTTTTTCGGGAATCAGTTTTGGTTCGATATACCCGGCTTTGAAAAAGATGGAACAGGAGGGGTTGATTTCCATGCGTTTGGAGATTCAGGAAAGCGCTCCCAATAAAAAGGTATACAGCATTACTGCTGCCGGGGAAAAGGCGTTTCATTCCCTTTTGAAGACTCCCCTTTTGCCGGAGCGTACCAGGAACGCCTTTCTTGCGCGGCTTTTCTTTTTTTCGTATCTGGACGCTGAAGACCGGTTGGAAATTTCGGAACAATACCTGCGGAACATTCTCGAAGAGCAGGAAAGGCTTGAAGCGGTGCGGCCCCAAATAGAAGAAACCGCAGACCCTTTTCAGAAAGAGTGTTTTCTGTTCGGCGTAAGGATATTTGCGGCATATGTGGAAAATGTGTCCAGGACCCTCGAAACCCTGAAGAGGATTTCAGAATGA
- the menA gene encoding 1,4-dihydroxy-2-naphthoate octaprenyltransferase: MQTEPVHTENIPPTEPVPPFLTKWWTAARPFSLPASTMSVVFGTALAVTIGKAKFQPVLFLAAFLGMALLQIGSNLLNDVFDFEQGIDKQVNPASGAVVREWITPREALKGAVLFMAAGSLIGLYLVYRVGTPIFWIGLIGVIVGVIYTWGPLPLKFNALGDLAVFIDFGLLGSLGAWTVQTRALSWTPVIWAVPMSLLVVAILHANNWRDIKSDTKGGIRTVASVLGDKTSQSYYQFLILFPFAFLLLVITFSWADGLHPRMPFTFLITFLMLPKAFVLIGKGKRRRSPRNPHDFVALDGETAQFNLFFGILCTAALGLDALLGVIFR, translated from the coding sequence GTGCAAACGGAGCCTGTGCATACGGAAAATATCCCGCCCACCGAACCGGTGCCGCCTTTTTTAACCAAGTGGTGGACAGCCGCACGGCCTTTCTCGCTTCCGGCCTCCACCATGTCCGTCGTTTTCGGCACTGCCCTGGCAGTCACCATAGGCAAAGCCAAATTCCAGCCGGTGCTGTTTCTGGCCGCTTTTCTGGGAATGGCCTTGCTGCAAATCGGCAGCAACCTGCTCAACGATGTTTTCGACTTTGAGCAAGGCATCGACAAACAGGTCAACCCGGCCAGCGGAGCCGTGGTCAGGGAGTGGATCACCCCCCGGGAAGCGCTCAAGGGGGCGGTGTTGTTCATGGCCGCCGGCAGCCTTATCGGCCTCTATCTGGTTTACCGCGTGGGCACGCCCATTTTCTGGATCGGCCTCATAGGCGTGATTGTGGGTGTGATCTATACCTGGGGCCCCCTGCCCCTGAAGTTCAATGCCCTGGGCGACCTGGCCGTTTTTATAGACTTCGGCCTGTTGGGATCCCTGGGCGCGTGGACCGTTCAAACCCGTGCGCTTTCCTGGACACCGGTTATCTGGGCGGTGCCGATGTCCCTGCTGGTGGTGGCCATCCTGCACGCCAACAACTGGCGGGATATCAAAAGCGACACCAAAGGGGGCATACGCACCGTTGCCAGCGTGCTTGGGGACAAAACGTCCCAGAGCTACTACCAATTCCTGATTCTGTTTCCTTTTGCCTTTCTGCTGCTCGTCATCACCTTTTCGTGGGCTGACGGCCTGCACCCCAGAATGCCTTTTACCTTTCTGATTACCTTCTTGATGCTGCCGAAGGCGTTCGTGCTGATCGGCAAGGGCAAACGCCGCCGCTCCCCGCGAAATCCCCATGATTTTGTGGCCCTGGACGGCGAAACCGCCCAGTTCAATCTTTTTTTCGGAATATTGTGCACGGCGGCGCTGGGCCTCGACGCCCTTTTGGGAGTCATCTTCCGATAA
- a CDS encoding Lrp/AsnC ligand binding domain-containing protein, with amino-acid sequence MGISFLKSILTGKQAKQRNRANHEPVEMETRSFHDDQVNEKAFDAVSRGVCEVPLDRIIGSVGRYHDFDGKFRIKSHVPSDRLQQVKEAMRRGKPMQPVKLYQIKDEYYVLDGNHRVAAAKEFGHETISAKILEFIPSSNTLENILYREKSAFREETGLSAPIDLTEVGKYEYLQQQIRTHREHLQKTTGKPVPCSRAALDWFHTIYKPLTGIVEKSGLLNHFPNRTVADLYAYISFHQWEKGRQRTYGIGIDKLIPRDMEAFREKMTDTKEREYPEMKTGITAFILMTVKAKSEYRIMDKLYQLEEVREIHSVHGEVDILIKVVLTRDLLTSDAEIIGNFVHEHIRGISGVNSTRTLIPGHSKIKPE; translated from the coding sequence ATGGGTATTTCATTCTTGAAATCGATACTGACGGGGAAACAGGCTAAGCAGCGGAACCGCGCAAATCACGAACCGGTTGAAATGGAAACCCGCTCCTTTCACGATGACCAGGTCAACGAAAAAGCTTTCGACGCCGTCAGCAGAGGGGTCTGTGAGGTCCCCCTGGACCGGATTATCGGCAGTGTGGGACGCTATCACGACTTTGACGGTAAGTTCAGAATCAAGTCGCACGTACCCTCTGACAGGCTGCAGCAGGTAAAAGAAGCCATGCGCCGGGGAAAACCCATGCAGCCGGTGAAACTCTACCAGATCAAGGACGAGTACTACGTCCTGGACGGCAACCATCGCGTGGCCGCCGCCAAGGAGTTCGGGCACGAAACGATCAGCGCCAAGATCCTCGAGTTCATCCCCTCCAGCAACACCCTCGAAAACATCCTTTACCGTGAAAAAAGCGCCTTCAGGGAAGAAACCGGATTGAGCGCACCCATCGACCTGACCGAAGTCGGGAAATATGAATACCTCCAGCAACAGATCCGGACCCACCGTGAGCACCTGCAGAAGACCACCGGGAAGCCCGTCCCCTGCTCCCGGGCCGCCCTTGACTGGTTTCACACCATCTATAAGCCGCTCACCGGCATTGTGGAGAAAAGCGGCCTTTTAAATCACTTCCCGAACCGCACCGTCGCGGACCTATACGCGTACATATCTTTCCACCAGTGGGAGAAAGGCCGCCAGCGCACCTACGGCATCGGGATAGACAAATTGATCCCCAGAGACATGGAGGCGTTCAGAGAAAAGATGACGGACACCAAAGAACGTGAATACCCGGAGATGAAAACCGGTATTACCGCCTTCATCCTGATGACGGTAAAAGCCAAGAGCGAGTACCGCATCATGGACAAGCTGTACCAACTCGAGGAGGTCCGGGAAATCCACTCGGTTCACGGCGAGGTGGACATCCTGATAAAGGTTGTCCTGACCAGGGATCTGCTCACGTCCGACGCGGAAATCATCGGAAATTTTGTCCACGAGCACATCAGGGGCATTTCCGGCGTGAACAGCACGCGTACCCTGATTCCCGGCCATTCCAAAATCAAACCCGAATAA
- a CDS encoding metallophosphoesterase has protein sequence MKILSVSDRIEPLLMQRGPENPAVGVNLILGCGDLPPEYLTQLTSTLEAPLYYVMGNHDIRHASKPPEGCMDIHGRIVNFGGLRILGLGGSRWYNGGSNQYTENQMKWIVWRLYPLLWWNRGMDIVIAHAPPRRVRDAEDRCHRGFKSFHPLIKRFSPKYFIHGHIHAIFDDVSARMTTINRTRVINSYGYFILEIDTDGETG, from the coding sequence ATGAAAATTCTCTCCGTATCAGATCGAATCGAACCGCTTCTTATGCAGCGGGGACCGGAAAATCCCGCCGTCGGGGTAAATTTGATCCTGGGCTGCGGCGACCTGCCGCCGGAATATCTGACGCAACTCACCAGCACTCTGGAAGCCCCCCTGTACTATGTCATGGGAAATCACGACATCCGGCATGCCTCCAAACCACCGGAGGGATGCATGGACATTCACGGACGCATCGTCAATTTCGGAGGGCTTAGAATTTTAGGCCTGGGCGGATCGAGATGGTACAACGGCGGGTCGAATCAATACACCGAAAATCAGATGAAATGGATCGTATGGCGGCTCTACCCCCTGCTCTGGTGGAACAGAGGTATGGATATCGTCATCGCCCACGCACCGCCGCGCCGTGTTCGTGACGCCGAAGATCGATGCCATAGAGGTTTTAAAAGCTTTCACCCGCTGATAAAACGTTTTTCTCCGAAATACTTTATTCATGGGCACATACATGCTATTTTTGACGACGTTTCCGCACGGATGACAACCATCAACCGGACCAGGGTGATCAACAGCTATGGGTATTTCATTCTTGAAATCGATACTGACGGGGAAACAGGCTAA
- a CDS encoding CPBP family intramembrane metalloprotease, whose product MQPFLTNDRLTRTVTVLSIALFIPLFVTRGLGKFDFWWWMSANVVGLSAIAVLLDRGWREDVSRDLAEAVWKKAGLGLASATALYAVFYLGNTTARHLLPFAGRGIENVYAFKDNVSAVRIALLMAFVIGPGEELFWRGFLQRRLQMEKGPLRGFLLATTVYTAVHLASGNLMLVLAAGVCGLFWGFLYLRTGSLLVNVISHTIWDLVIFLIFPMN is encoded by the coding sequence ATGCAACCGTTTTTGACCAACGACCGACTTACCCGGACGGTCACCGTGCTCTCCATCGCCCTCTTCATCCCGCTTTTCGTTACCAGAGGGCTTGGAAAATTCGATTTCTGGTGGTGGATGTCAGCCAATGTTGTCGGCCTCTCGGCCATCGCCGTCCTGCTCGACCGTGGCTGGAGAGAGGATGTGTCAAGAGATCTGGCCGAAGCGGTTTGGAAAAAAGCGGGCCTCGGGCTGGCGTCGGCCACGGCCCTCTATGCCGTCTTCTACCTCGGCAACACGACCGCCAGGCATCTGTTACCCTTTGCCGGCCGAGGCATCGAAAACGTCTATGCGTTCAAGGACAATGTCTCCGCCGTGCGCATTGCCCTTCTGATGGCGTTTGTCATCGGCCCCGGCGAAGAACTTTTCTGGCGAGGATTTTTACAACGGCGGCTCCAGATGGAAAAAGGCCCCCTGCGGGGCTTTTTACTGGCGACCACGGTTTACACGGCCGTACACCTGGCAAGCGGCAATCTCATGCTGGTGCTGGCTGCCGGCGTCTGCGGTCTTTTCTGGGGATTTCTCTACCTCCGCACGGGTTCCCTGCTGGTGAACGTCATCAGCCACACGATTTGGGATCTGGTCATATTTCTGATATTCCCCATGAATTGA
- a CDS encoding amidohydrolase family protein, with translation MHTAAHLTRDRDTRKLMAVALGERPADLAVINADLLNVYTGEILSGQAICTCDGWIAYVGDPHGQSIAKGTTVIDAAGRTVIPGFIDGHTHVAWGAVASEALRYIIKGGTTTIISEALEPYPVAGLKGVIDFIESLQGQPIKCFCTAPAMVSISPEAGKMPLSDLETLLGRGEVLGLGETYWQALLQEPERLLPRLEATLQAGKLLEGHSAGATGKKLNAYIAAGISSCHEPITAQEVLERLRLGLHVMVREGSIRRDLKEIAAIRLTGADLRRLILATDGVQPLDLVEKGYMEYIVRKAIDYGFDPVAAVQMATLNVAEHFSLDGVIGGIAPGKMADMVIVPDIRTVRAETVISNGAVIVEKGEVLVMPRRHAWRKNSLSTVRLPRAMVPGDFRIAVETPAAEVRVRLIDQITDLVTAEAEVNLPVVDGAICSAVDRDIIKVAAVDRALRPGKTGTGFVRGFGLTSGAYACSAAWDASDIIVVGTDDADMAAAVNRIHALQGGAVVIEKGLVIAELAMPVLGLASDLPLEETIDGLNMIADELARRGVGFPDPLLTLVTLTGAAIPFLRICEEGLVSLKDGKSKALVIERAS, from the coding sequence ATGCACACAGCCGCACACCTGACCAGGGACCGGGACACGCGCAAACTGATGGCGGTCGCCCTCGGAGAACGGCCCGCCGATCTTGCCGTTATCAACGCCGACCTGCTGAATGTTTACACCGGTGAGATTTTATCCGGCCAGGCCATTTGCACCTGCGACGGGTGGATTGCCTATGTGGGTGACCCCCATGGGCAAAGCATCGCAAAAGGCACAACAGTGATCGATGCCGCCGGCCGCACCGTCATTCCCGGCTTCATCGACGGGCACACCCACGTGGCATGGGGGGCGGTTGCCAGCGAAGCGCTGCGCTACATCATCAAAGGGGGCACCACCACCATCATCTCGGAAGCCCTCGAACCCTACCCGGTGGCCGGTTTGAAGGGCGTCATCGACTTTATCGAATCCCTGCAGGGCCAGCCTATCAAATGCTTCTGCACGGCCCCGGCCATGGTTTCCATCAGCCCTGAAGCAGGCAAGATGCCCCTGTCCGATCTCGAAACCCTTCTCGGGCGCGGGGAGGTTTTGGGACTCGGAGAAACCTACTGGCAGGCGCTGCTGCAGGAACCGGAGCGCCTGCTGCCACGGCTCGAGGCCACCCTGCAAGCGGGCAAACTGCTCGAGGGCCACTCCGCCGGCGCCACCGGGAAGAAATTGAATGCCTACATCGCCGCGGGCATCTCATCCTGCCACGAGCCCATAACCGCACAGGAAGTGCTCGAGCGGCTGCGTCTCGGACTGCATGTCATGGTCCGCGAAGGCAGCATTCGGCGGGATCTTAAGGAAATTGCCGCCATCAGACTCACCGGCGCGGACCTGCGCCGGCTCATTCTGGCCACCGATGGGGTTCAGCCCCTGGACCTGGTGGAAAAGGGCTACATGGAGTATATCGTCCGCAAGGCCATCGATTACGGGTTCGATCCCGTTGCCGCCGTCCAGATGGCAACCCTGAACGTGGCCGAACATTTTTCACTGGATGGGGTGATCGGCGGCATCGCTCCCGGAAAAATGGCCGACATGGTCATCGTCCCGGATATACGTACCGTCAGAGCGGAAACCGTGATCAGCAACGGTGCCGTCATCGTAGAAAAGGGAGAGGTCCTCGTCATGCCGCGCCGCCACGCGTGGCGCAAAAACAGCCTTAGCACGGTCAGGCTGCCGCGGGCGATGGTACCCGGTGACTTCCGGATAGCGGTCGAGACCCCTGCGGCGGAAGTCAGGGTGCGCCTCATCGATCAGATCACCGACCTGGTGACTGCGGAGGCCGAAGTGAATCTGCCGGTGGTCGACGGGGCGATATGCTCGGCCGTGGACAGGGACATCATCAAGGTCGCCGCCGTGGACAGGGCCCTGCGGCCCGGAAAAACCGGCACGGGTTTTGTCAGGGGGTTCGGCCTCACATCCGGCGCTTATGCCTGCAGCGCCGCATGGGATGCTTCGGACATTATCGTTGTCGGCACCGATGATGCGGACATGGCGGCCGCCGTCAACCGGATTCATGCACTCCAGGGGGGCGCGGTGGTTATCGAAAAGGGCCTGGTGATCGCGGAGTTGGCCATGCCCGTGCTCGGCCTGGCATCCGACCTGCCGCTGGAAGAAACCATCGACGGTCTGAACATGATCGCCGATGAACTGGCCCGCCGGGGAGTCGGCTTCCCGGACCCCCTGCTGACCCTCGTTACCCTCACCGGTGCAGCCATACCGTTTCTGAGAATATGCGAAGAAGGCCTCGTGTCCCTCAAGGACGGAAAAAGCAAGGCGCTCGTTATTGAAAGGGCGTCTTAA
- a CDS encoding THUMP domain-containing protein — MHHFEYQQTRTYFCQTPGGLETLAARELAALGAGGIVSGHRGVYFKADPETLYAVNYKARLLTRVLAPLLSFKCRDRDDLYRAARSIEWAACFSVNNTFGVFANVSKNPNLRHSKFAGLCLKDGIADYFRSGIGKRPDVDKRTPDVWLNLHIEKNRGTISLDTSGGSLHRRGYRQTSVEAPMQEVVAAAILALSGWDRRTPLYDPMCGSGTILCEAAMLAGNIPAGFLRRKFGFFHLPDFRRRVWQKVKNDADSQMTGICKGLLAGSDIDRHAVKASATNCRSLPSGEQITVSCADFKNLPGFENRTILCNPPYGIRLKENGDLQDLYRSFGDFLKRRCPGSRAFIYFGNREMLKHVGLKASWKKPLRNAGLDGRLVKYQTY; from the coding sequence ATGCACCATTTCGAATACCAGCAGACCCGAACCTATTTCTGCCAGACACCAGGCGGCCTCGAGACCCTGGCAGCCAGGGAGCTTGCGGCGCTGGGCGCCGGGGGCATCGTGAGCGGGCATCGGGGCGTCTATTTCAAAGCGGACCCGGAAACACTGTATGCGGTCAATTATAAGGCGCGCCTGTTGACCAGGGTGCTGGCACCGCTGCTCTCTTTTAAATGTCGGGACCGCGACGATTTGTACCGAGCGGCCCGTTCCATCGAGTGGGCCGCCTGTTTCAGCGTCAACAACACCTTCGGTGTATTTGCCAATGTCTCCAAGAATCCCAATCTGCGCCATTCGAAATTCGCCGGCCTTTGCCTCAAAGACGGCATTGCCGACTATTTCAGGTCCGGGATCGGAAAACGCCCCGATGTGGACAAACGCACGCCCGACGTCTGGCTCAACCTGCACATCGAAAAAAACAGGGGCACGATCAGCCTGGACACATCCGGCGGTTCGCTCCACCGCCGCGGGTACCGGCAAACATCTGTGGAGGCGCCCATGCAGGAGGTGGTGGCCGCTGCCATCCTGGCGCTCTCCGGGTGGGATCGGCGGACACCGCTCTATGACCCCATGTGCGGATCCGGCACCATCCTGTGTGAGGCCGCCATGCTGGCGGGTAATATCCCTGCCGGTTTTCTGAGGAGAAAATTCGGTTTTTTTCACCTGCCGGATTTCAGGCGCCGGGTTTGGCAAAAGGTGAAAAACGATGCCGACAGCCAAATGACCGGGATTTGCAAGGGGCTGCTTGCCGGGAGCGATATCGACCGTCACGCCGTGAAGGCGTCGGCAACAAACTGCCGCAGCCTGCCGTCCGGGGAGCAGATCACCGTTTCATGCGCGGATTTTAAGAACCTGCCGGGTTTCGAAAACAGGACCATTCTGTGCAACCCGCCCTATGGCATACGGCTTAAGGAAAACGGCGACCTGCAGGACCTTTACCGGTCATTTGGCGATTTTTTGAAACGGCGCTGCCCGGGTAGCCGGGCGTTCATCTATTTCGGGAACAGGGAGATGCTGAAACATGTCGGTTTGAAAGCCTCCTGGAAAAAGCCGTTGAGGAATGCGGGACTGGATGGGCGGTTGGTTAAATATCAAACCTACTGA
- the pyrB gene encoding aspartate carbamoyltransferase: MTMQKEETIQIYPGWDDFYGQDVSSKLDFFSRNGRLFDVIFAQQFDRDFLDAMCNLASQIRLLAKTRTGANKLGMLLNHKRAMLYFVQPSTRTFISFLNACHILGIKTSEIRGTTTSSEVKGESPEDTIRTFASYVDLIIARNPVAGFAEKTAWVLNRTERPVSVINGGSGPDQHPTQALLDIYTLERSFEHLGGLDGKKIAMVGDLKRGRTVRSLSYLMKNYEDVQLYFVAPNVFRMKDDIKDFLKKHAIPYFETEDFESVKPEVDAIYMTRIQKEYAEAPASEVDIYPEFHLTRDDLAKIQSHCIIMHPLPRRYEIEVEVDEDPRAVYWRQERNGMWIRAALIAYLFGVDEIIMREFC; the protein is encoded by the coding sequence ATGACCATGCAAAAAGAGGAAACGATCCAGATATACCCCGGCTGGGATGATTTTTATGGCCAGGACGTCAGCAGCAAGCTCGATTTCTTCTCCCGAAACGGCCGTCTGTTCGATGTCATTTTCGCCCAGCAGTTCGACCGTGACTTTCTCGATGCCATGTGCAACCTTGCCAGCCAGATACGACTTCTGGCAAAAACCAGAACCGGCGCCAACAAGCTGGGCATGCTGCTGAATCACAAACGCGCCATGCTCTACTTTGTGCAGCCCTCCACGCGGACATTCATTTCCTTTCTAAATGCCTGCCACATTCTGGGTATCAAAACTTCTGAAATCCGCGGAACGACCACCAGTTCGGAGGTCAAGGGTGAATCACCGGAAGACACCATCAGGACCTTTGCCAGCTACGTGGACCTGATCATTGCCAGGAACCCGGTGGCCGGTTTTGCCGAAAAAACCGCCTGGGTGCTCAACCGCACGGAACGCCCCGTGTCCGTCATCAACGGCGGTTCCGGCCCGGACCAGCACCCCACCCAGGCCCTGCTGGACATCTACACCCTGGAACGCTCCTTCGAACATCTCGGCGGCCTCGACGGCAAAAAAATCGCCATGGTCGGCGATCTGAAACGCGGCAGAACCGTTCGCTCGCTGAGCTACCTGATGAAAAATTATGAGGATGTCCAGCTCTATTTCGTCGCGCCAAACGTTTTCCGCATGAAAGACGACATCAAAGACTTCTTGAAAAAACACGCGATACCCTATTTTGAAACCGAAGATTTCGAAAGCGTGAAACCCGAAGTGGATGCCATTTACATGACCCGCATTCAAAAGGAGTATGCGGAAGCCCCTGCCAGTGAGGTCGACATCTACCCCGAGTTTCACCTAACCCGTGACGACCTCGCTAAAATCCAGTCGCACTGCATCATCATGCACCCCCTGCCCCGCCGCTATGAAATCGAGGTGGAGGTCGACGAGGACCCCCGGGCCGTCTACTGGCGCCAGGAGCGCAACGGCATGTGGATCCGGGCGGCGCTGATCGCCTACCTCTTCGGTGTCGATGAAATCATTATGCGGGAATTCTGCTGA
- a CDS encoding NAD(P)H-dependent oxidoreductase has translation MKVLALNSSARKGGQSKTEWMLASLATGMVTAGAAVDVVHLRDKKIRYCTGCFTCWTKTPGQCVLQDDMTKELLPKLIEADLVVYATPLYHHTVNAHMKTFIERTLPCIEPFFEKRNGKTSHPMRHDLGRAVVLSVAGFPEFSAFDQLSAYVNHLFGDRLVAEIYRPAAESLMQAGMEQRRAAIASALRSAGSELIEKGFVTEKTMADIHLPIARDVEQFHVLGNMFWKTCIREGITPKQFVEKKVIPRPDSIKEFMLLTGMAFNPEGAGDMAATLQYKFSGAVEGNCHFIIAEGALSAREGVCEDPSLTIDTPFDLWMDIMTGKADGQQMFMEQKYTAEGDVALLMKMRAFFGSEK, from the coding sequence ATGAAAGTACTCGCGCTTAATTCCAGTGCCCGCAAGGGCGGTCAGAGCAAAACGGAGTGGATGCTGGCATCCCTTGCAACGGGCATGGTGACGGCAGGGGCCGCTGTGGACGTCGTCCACCTGCGGGACAAGAAAATTCGCTACTGCACGGGATGTTTTACCTGCTGGACCAAGACACCCGGCCAATGCGTACTCCAGGACGACATGACCAAAGAACTGCTCCCCAAACTGATCGAGGCGGATCTGGTGGTGTATGCGACCCCCCTGTACCACCACACGGTCAACGCGCACATGAAGACATTCATCGAACGCACCCTGCCCTGCATAGAGCCGTTTTTCGAAAAGAGAAACGGCAAGACCAGTCACCCGATGCGCCATGACCTGGGCCGGGCGGTGGTGCTCTCTGTGGCCGGATTTCCCGAATTTTCAGCCTTTGATCAGCTTTCCGCTTATGTCAACCACCTGTTTGGAGACCGGCTCGTGGCGGAAATTTATCGACCGGCGGCCGAAAGCCTGATGCAGGCGGGAATGGAGCAGCGCAGGGCGGCGATCGCCTCCGCTCTCCGGTCGGCAGGCAGCGAGCTCATTGAAAAAGGCTTCGTAACAGAAAAGACCATGGCGGATATTCACCTCCCGATAGCCCGGGACGTGGAACAGTTTCACGTACTGGGAAATATGTTTTGGAAAACGTGCATCAGGGAGGGCATTACCCCCAAACAGTTTGTCGAAAAAAAAGTGATTCCGCGTCCGGACTCAATAAAAGAGTTCATGCTGCTTACCGGAATGGCATTCAACCCCGAAGGGGCAGGGGATATGGCGGCCACCCTGCAGTACAAGTTCAGCGGCGCCGTGGAAGGGAACTGCCATTTCATTATCGCCGAGGGCGCGTTGAGTGCCCGGGAGGGGGTCTGCGAGGATCCCTCCCTGACCATCGACACGCCCTTTGACCTCTGGATGGACATCATGACCGGCAAGGCGGACGGCCAGCAGATGTTCATGGAGCAAAAGTACACCGCCGAAGGCGACGTCGCGCTGCTCATGAAGATGCGGGCGTTTTTCGGTAGTGAGAAATAA